From Pseudoxanthomonas sp. CF385, a single genomic window includes:
- a CDS encoding mechanosensitive ion channel family protein — MTWPQINGWLQEGADVAIPIAQAMAILLGAWLLLRLLRIVVRRICESYRLPAQVAVSARRLLGVLVYMSAFMLALGRLGVSGSVLWTALTGFTAVAAVAFFAAWSVLSNIFCSVLILTTRPFRVHDHIEVLENGDKPGLRGRVIDINLLYTTLLEEDALRGDTVLQIPNSQFFQRTTRRWRSGSPPAASSPE, encoded by the coding sequence ATGACCTGGCCACAGATCAACGGCTGGCTGCAGGAAGGCGCGGATGTCGCCATTCCGATAGCGCAGGCGATGGCCATCCTGCTGGGTGCTTGGCTGCTGCTGCGCCTGTTGCGCATCGTCGTGCGGCGCATCTGCGAGAGTTACCGCCTGCCGGCGCAGGTTGCGGTCAGCGCGCGGCGGTTGCTGGGCGTCCTGGTGTACATGTCGGCCTTCATGCTGGCGCTGGGCCGGCTGGGCGTGTCGGGCAGCGTGCTGTGGACGGCCCTGACCGGCTTCACCGCGGTGGCCGCGGTGGCGTTCTTCGCTGCATGGAGCGTGCTGTCCAACATCTTCTGCAGCGTGCTGATCCTGACCACGCGTCCGTTCCGCGTGCACGACCACATCGAAGTGCTCGAGAACGGCGACAAGCCCGGCCTGCGCGGCCGGGTGATCGACATCAACCTGCTTTACACCACGCTGCTGGAAGAAGACGCGCTGCGGGGCGACACCGTGCTGCAGATCCCCAACAGCCAGTTCTTCCAGCGCACCACGCGCCGCTGGCGCTCGGGCTCGCCGCCCGCGGCGTCTTCGCCGGAATAG
- a CDS encoding ECF-type sigma factor codes for MTQLLGAVESGQAGAWNRIYSLLYRDLHQIARSQIRQQRRGHMRSPTSLISETWLKLASADFSVENRAHLVALIARAMRFVLLDEVRRALAEKRGEGMDLLHLDETTEPVQGSRLEELLILDEALNDLVKLDPRLAQVVEMRYFGGLSEQEIARVLKVNERTVRRDWRKARAFLFSHLGDAGADLPP; via the coding sequence GTGACGCAGCTGTTGGGCGCCGTGGAAAGCGGCCAGGCCGGCGCGTGGAACAGGATCTATTCGCTGCTCTACCGCGACCTGCACCAGATCGCCCGCTCGCAGATCCGCCAGCAACGACGCGGCCACATGCGTTCGCCCACCTCGCTGATCAGCGAGACCTGGTTGAAGCTCGCCAGTGCGGATTTCAGCGTCGAGAACCGTGCCCATCTCGTGGCGTTGATCGCCCGGGCGATGCGCTTCGTGCTGTTGGACGAAGTGCGACGCGCGCTGGCCGAGAAGCGTGGCGAGGGCATGGACCTGCTGCATCTGGACGAAACCACGGAGCCTGTCCAGGGGTCCCGCCTGGAAGAGCTTCTGATCCTGGACGAGGCGCTGAACGATCTGGTCAAGCTGGACCCGCGGCTGGCCCAGGTGGTGGAGATGCGCTACTTCGGCGGCCTCAGCGAACAGGAGATCGCCCGTGTGCTGAAGGTGAACGAGCGCACCGTGCGACGCGACTGGCGCAAGGCACGCGCCTTCCTGTTCAGCCATCTGGGCGACGCCGGAGCGGACCTGCCCCCCTGA
- a CDS encoding glycoside hydrolase family 2 TIM barrel-domain containing protein encodes MRIPMMLLLLALSPWAIAGPSQVRITQEEGRYVLRVDGQPFRVKGAGMAGAGPEALAARGGNSFRTWDTGTDVAEVRAMLDRAQRNGLKIAMGIAVGNERHGFDYDDDAAVAAQLDRIRDEVNLYKDHPAVLMWVVGNELNLHYSNPKVWNAVGAISDMIHREDPNHPVMTTLAGFDKPLIDLLKARAPSLDLIGIQLYGDIGALPEKLRTSGWTGPYVVTEWGPTGHWESPLTAWKAPIEDDATRKAQLLQQRYERVIAADTVQGLGSYVFLWGNKQERTPTWYGLFLPGGESTPAVDAMQYVWTGAWPKNRAPSIAPLRLDGRVATDSVTVRAGAAAFAKIEARDVDGDPLQYRWTVLHESTATSIGGDREDVPDKVDVAAKDDGQGGMRFDAPEKPGTYRLFVEVLDGQGHAAYANLPFRVEGR; translated from the coding sequence ATGCGTATCCCGATGATGTTGCTGTTGCTCGCGCTGTCGCCGTGGGCGATCGCGGGCCCGTCCCAGGTGCGCATCACCCAGGAAGAGGGCCGCTATGTGCTGCGCGTCGATGGCCAGCCCTTCCGGGTGAAGGGTGCGGGCATGGCCGGTGCGGGTCCGGAGGCGCTCGCCGCGCGCGGGGGCAACTCGTTCCGCACGTGGGACACCGGCACCGATGTGGCCGAGGTGCGGGCGATGCTGGATCGCGCGCAGCGCAACGGGCTGAAGATCGCCATGGGCATCGCGGTGGGCAACGAGCGGCACGGCTTCGACTACGACGATGACGCGGCCGTCGCCGCGCAGCTCGACCGGATCCGCGACGAGGTGAACCTCTACAAGGATCACCCCGCGGTGCTGATGTGGGTGGTCGGCAACGAACTGAACCTGCACTACAGCAATCCCAAGGTGTGGAATGCGGTAGGCGCGATCAGCGACATGATCCATCGGGAAGATCCGAACCATCCGGTGATGACGACGCTGGCCGGCTTCGACAAGCCGCTGATCGACCTGCTGAAGGCACGTGCGCCGTCGCTGGACCTGATCGGCATCCAGCTCTACGGCGACATCGGCGCGTTGCCGGAGAAACTCAGGACCAGTGGCTGGACGGGACCGTACGTCGTCACCGAATGGGGCCCCACCGGCCACTGGGAGAGCCCGCTGACCGCGTGGAAGGCGCCGATCGAGGACGACGCCACGCGCAAGGCGCAGCTGCTGCAGCAGCGCTACGAGCGGGTGATCGCGGCGGACACCGTGCAGGGGTTGGGCTCGTACGTGTTCCTGTGGGGCAACAAGCAGGAACGCACGCCGACGTGGTATGGCTTGTTCCTGCCCGGCGGCGAGAGCACGCCGGCCGTGGACGCGATGCAGTACGTGTGGACGGGTGCCTGGCCGAAGAACCGCGCGCCTTCGATCGCGCCCCTGCGCCTGGACGGGCGCGTGGCGACGGACAGTGTCACCGTGCGCGCGGGTGCCGCCGCGTTCGCGAAGATCGAAGCGCGCGATGTCGACGGCGATCCGTTGCAGTACCGCTGGACCGTGCTGCACGAAAGCACCGCCACCAGTATCGGCGGCGATCGCGAAGACGTGCCGGACAAGGTGGACGTGGCGGCGAAGGACGACGGCCAGGGCGGCATGCGTTTCGACGCACCCGAAAAGCCCGGCACGTACCGCCTGTTCGTGGAGGTCCTGGACGGGCAGGGGCATGCGGCCTACGCCAACCTGCCGTTCCGGGTGGAAGGCCGCTGA
- a CDS encoding transposase, whose translation MRYDAPMMLSRDERDTHATGQAPAATVDIAPVLPQGLGPRAISQWSIMQRLTAQEWQTLMNALPGRVGARARHGGNTRRFIEAVLWVAQTGAYWSDLPREYGSWHGIYVRFIRWAQDGNWSEVLNRLDPQDPRAQDLLALVQRYLQRNNTKHLSRVMRAS comes from the coding sequence ATGCGGTATGACGCACCGATGATGCTTTCGCGCGACGAGCGCGATACCCATGCCACCGGCCAGGCGCCCGCCGCGACCGTCGACATCGCGCCTGTGCTGCCGCAAGGGCTGGGGCCGCGTGCCATCAGTCAGTGGTCGATCATGCAGCGTCTGACAGCGCAGGAATGGCAGACGCTGATGAACGCGCTTCCGGGTCGCGTCGGCGCGCGCGCGCGACATGGGGGCAACACGCGGCGATTCATCGAAGCGGTGTTGTGGGTGGCGCAGACCGGTGCGTACTGGTCTGACCTGCCGCGCGAATACGGTTCCTGGCACGGCATCTATGTCCGCTTCATCCGCTGGGCGCAGGACGGCAACTGGAGCGAAGTGCTGAATCGGCTGGATCCGCAGGACCCGCGGGCCCAGGACCTGCTGGCGCTCGTCCAGCGCTACCTGCAACGCAACAACACCAAGCATCTGAGTCGGGTGATGCGGGCTTCCTGA
- a CDS encoding ankyrin repeat domain-containing protein, whose translation MMTGAAAAAAMAFALTKEHVLVEAAEAGNLHTVERLLRDGADIEQRDWRGRTALMSATHANQVATARRLVEAGADVNAKDAIDDSPYLYAGARGQLGILRLALDHGADLRSTNRYGGTALIPAAERGHVEAVRMLVEAGVDVDHVNRLGWTALLEAVILGDGGERHVQIVRVLLAAGADPALGDREGVTAREHAQRLGHMRLAEVLEAAR comes from the coding sequence ATGATGACGGGTGCCGCCGCGGCGGCGGCGATGGCCTTCGCGCTGACGAAGGAGCACGTGCTGGTCGAGGCGGCCGAAGCGGGCAACCTGCACACCGTGGAGCGCCTCCTGCGCGATGGCGCCGACATCGAGCAGCGCGACTGGCGCGGGCGGACCGCGCTGATGTCCGCCACCCATGCGAATCAGGTCGCGACGGCGCGGCGGCTGGTGGAGGCGGGCGCCGACGTCAACGCAAAGGACGCCATCGACGACAGCCCCTATCTCTATGCCGGCGCGCGCGGGCAGCTCGGCATCCTGCGCCTGGCGTTGGACCATGGCGCCGACCTGCGCAGCACCAACCGCTACGGCGGCACCGCGCTGATTCCCGCGGCCGAACGCGGGCACGTGGAGGCGGTGCGCATGCTGGTGGAGGCGGGCGTGGACGTGGACCACGTCAACCGGTTGGGATGGACCGCATTGCTGGAGGCGGTGATCCTCGGCGACGGGGGTGAGCGCCATGTGCAGATCGTGCGCGTGCTGCTGGCGGCGGGTGCCGATCCTGCGCTGGGGGATCGCGAGGGCGTGACCGCGCGGGAGCATGCGCAGCGCCTGGGACACATGCGCCTGGCCGAGGTGCTGGAGGCGGCGCGATGA
- a CDS encoding amidohydrolase family protein: MSRLRGVAVLSLVLSCLAPVFTARAGDGTVDVVVRDVTVIDVVDGTRLPHRDLVIDGGRIVAIVATGAPRARKAATTVDGSGRFAIPGLWDMHVHFGGGTALIEENRALLPLYVAHGITGVRDAAGDLSDSVLAWRDAVAEGRELGPRIFTSGPKIEGKDSIWPGDLEVENEAELDAALEGLVARKVDFIKITDNTLSPALFMAALQKVRDRGLVSSAHIPMAVSVADASAAGLGSIEHIAYAYKAGAPDEAALSRAFAAGTLDTRAVWEGAEATFTDDTARAAYRRLAANGTAVTPTLNGSRVVAYLDEDDHAGDDYLRYIGPGLQATYAWRVGRAAKDDAEAIARRHARFERQAAILPLLQAAGVRILAGTDAGFLNSFNYPGVGLHDELDLFVRYGLTPLQALQAATLNGARFLGHGDTHGTLAPGKAADVVLLRADPLTDVRAVRAIDTVILQGRVHDRAALDAMLEDVRVRVAAMPAVP, translated from the coding sequence ATGAGCCGCCTGCGCGGGGTCGCCGTGCTGTCCCTCGTGCTGTCGTGCCTGGCGCCGGTGTTCACTGCGCGCGCGGGCGACGGCACCGTCGATGTCGTGGTGCGCGACGTCACCGTGATCGACGTCGTCGACGGCACGCGTCTTCCGCATCGCGATCTGGTGATCGATGGCGGGCGCATCGTCGCGATCGTCGCCACCGGCGCACCGCGCGCCCGGAAGGCGGCCACCACGGTCGACGGCAGCGGGCGGTTCGCCATCCCCGGCCTGTGGGACATGCACGTGCACTTCGGGGGTGGAACGGCGCTGATCGAGGAGAACCGGGCGCTGCTGCCGCTCTACGTGGCGCATGGCATCACCGGGGTCCGCGATGCCGCCGGCGACCTGAGCGACAGCGTGCTGGCGTGGCGCGACGCGGTGGCTGAGGGTCGCGAGCTGGGCCCGCGCATCTTCACCTCGGGGCCGAAGATCGAGGGCAAGGATTCGATCTGGCCGGGCGACCTGGAAGTGGAGAACGAAGCCGAACTGGACGCCGCGCTGGAAGGCCTGGTCGCGCGGAAGGTGGACTTCATCAAGATCACCGACAACACGTTGAGCCCGGCGCTGTTCATGGCCGCGCTGCAGAAGGTGCGCGACCGCGGGCTGGTCAGTTCCGCGCACATCCCGATGGCGGTGTCGGTGGCGGACGCGAGCGCGGCCGGCCTCGGTTCGATCGAGCACATCGCGTACGCCTACAAGGCCGGTGCGCCGGACGAAGCGGCGCTGAGCCGGGCGTTCGCCGCGGGTACGCTGGATACGCGTGCCGTGTGGGAAGGTGCGGAAGCCACGTTCACCGACGACACGGCGCGCGCGGCCTACCGCCGGCTCGCGGCCAACGGCACGGCGGTCACGCCGACACTCAACGGCAGCCGCGTGGTCGCGTACCTGGACGAAGACGACCACGCCGGCGACGACTACCTGCGGTACATCGGCCCCGGCCTGCAGGCGACCTACGCCTGGCGCGTCGGGCGTGCGGCCAAGGACGACGCGGAGGCGATCGCGCGCCGGCATGCGCGCTTCGAACGCCAGGCGGCCATCCTGCCGCTGCTGCAGGCGGCCGGCGTGAGAATCCTGGCCGGCACCGACGCGGGCTTCCTCAACTCGTTCAACTACCCGGGCGTCGGCCTGCACGACGAGCTCGACCTGTTCGTGCGTTACGGCCTGACGCCGCTGCAGGCGCTGCAGGCGGCCACCCTTAATGGCGCGCGCTTCCTCGGCCACGGCGATACGCATGGCACGCTGGCGCCCGGCAAGGCGGCGGATGTCGTGCTGTTGCGCGCCGATCCGCTGACGGACGTCCGGGCCGTGCGCGCGATCGATACGGTGATCCTGCAGGGCAGGGTGCACGACCGCGCCGCGCTCGACGCGATGCTGGAGGACGTGCGCGTCCGCGTCGCCGCGATGCCGGCGGTGCCCTGA
- a CDS encoding DUF6165 family protein — protein MNTIQIPVSIGELADKLSILEIKAERIDDAGKRGHVQVEKEGLQALWAPLAGQQAELAALMGELRAINERMWDVQDALRAKEAAQAFDAEFIALARSVARHNGDRIQVKNTINRLAGSRFIEEKQYQA, from the coding sequence ATGAACACCATCCAGATCCCCGTCTCCATCGGCGAACTCGCCGACAAGCTGTCCATCCTCGAGATCAAGGCCGAGCGCATCGACGACGCCGGCAAGCGCGGGCACGTGCAGGTGGAGAAGGAAGGCCTGCAGGCGCTGTGGGCACCGCTGGCGGGGCAACAGGCCGAACTCGCTGCGCTGATGGGCGAACTGCGTGCGATCAACGAACGCATGTGGGACGTGCAGGACGCGCTCCGCGCGAAGGAAGCCGCGCAGGCCTTCGACGCGGAGTTCATCGCGCTGGCGCGCTCCGTCGCCCGTCACAACGGCGACCGCATCCAGGTGAAGAACACGATCAACCGCCTGGCCGGCTCGCGCTTCATCGAAGAGAAGCAGTACCAGGCCTGA
- a CDS encoding isochorismatase family cysteine hydrolase, with amino-acid sequence MSTQGYPAGRTALLFVDPYNDFLAEGGKLWPLVADVARSVDLHAHLRAVLACVRQAGLPVFVVPHHRFEPDDFKGWDHPTPYQLGAARVQPFAKDSWGAEWHPDFVPQPGDIVVKEHWGSSGFANTDLDYLLKQHHITHVILIGLIANTCIETTGRFASELGYHVTLVRDATAAASAAAMHAAHEINAPTYAHAILTTEGLIDALTSRAR; translated from the coding sequence ATGTCCACGCAGGGATATCCCGCCGGGCGCACCGCCCTCCTGTTCGTCGATCCTTACAACGATTTCCTTGCGGAGGGCGGCAAGCTCTGGCCGCTGGTCGCCGATGTGGCCCGCAGCGTCGATCTGCATGCGCACCTGCGCGCCGTGCTGGCCTGCGTACGCCAGGCGGGACTGCCCGTGTTCGTCGTACCGCATCACCGCTTCGAACCCGACGATTTCAAGGGCTGGGACCACCCTACCCCCTACCAGCTCGGCGCCGCGCGCGTGCAGCCGTTCGCCAAGGACAGCTGGGGCGCCGAGTGGCACCCGGACTTCGTGCCGCAGCCCGGCGACATCGTGGTCAAGGAGCATTGGGGCAGCAGCGGCTTCGCCAACACCGACCTCGATTACCTGTTGAAGCAGCACCACATCACCCACGTGATCCTCATCGGCCTGATCGCGAACACGTGCATCGAGACCACCGGCCGGTTCGCCTCCGAACTGGGCTACCACGTCACCCTGGTGCGCGATGCCACCGCCGCGGCGAGTGCCGCGGCCATGCATGCGGCGCACGAAATCAACGCTCCCACGTATGCGCACGCGATCCTCACCACCGAAGGCCTGATCGATGCGCTGACGTCGCGTGCGCGCTGA
- a CDS encoding adenine phosphoribosyltransferase, which produces MPAWTDQLRDIPDFPKPGILFKDIMPVLADGDAFAEAIASMAEPWRGVAIDAVVGVEARGFILGAALARELGVGFVPVRKPGKLPGRTLALDYGLEYGRDRLEIHADALSEGARVIVVDDVLATGGTLKAAVQLVEQQGAQVVGTAVLIELAFLQARTGWTHAAPLLASAVY; this is translated from the coding sequence ATGCCCGCCTGGACCGACCAGCTCCGCGACATCCCCGATTTCCCCAAGCCGGGCATCCTGTTCAAGGACATCATGCCGGTGCTGGCCGACGGCGATGCGTTCGCGGAGGCGATCGCGTCGATGGCCGAACCGTGGCGTGGGGTGGCGATCGATGCCGTCGTCGGCGTCGAAGCGCGCGGCTTCATCCTCGGCGCCGCGCTGGCGCGGGAGCTGGGCGTGGGCTTCGTCCCCGTCCGCAAGCCCGGCAAGTTGCCCGGACGCACGCTGGCGCTGGACTACGGCCTGGAGTACGGACGCGACCGGCTGGAGATCCACGCGGACGCGCTGTCCGAGGGCGCACGGGTGATCGTCGTGGACGACGTGCTGGCGACGGGCGGCACGCTCAAGGCCGCGGTGCAACTGGTCGAGCAACAGGGTGCGCAGGTGGTCGGAACCGCGGTGTTGATCGAACTGGCGTTCCTGCAGGCGCGCACCGGCTGGACGCACGCGGCGCCCCTGCTCGCGTCGGCGGTTTACTGA
- a CDS encoding MFS transporter, which yields MDVAPPPAAFPSVADALTPRQIGLILFALTLGGFAIGTSEFASMGLMPNMVASLGVTEPQVGHLISAYALGVVVGAPLLAILGAGWKRKTLLLALMGFYVLGNLASALGPTYESLLVFRFIAGLPHGAYFGVAALTAVAISPPNKRGRAISLVMLGLTLAILIGNPLATWLGQVIDWRWVFAFVALIALTTATLLAVWLPAGIDGPKAHPLDELRAFNRPQVWQALGIGAIGFAGMFAVFSYLAPTMLEVTRVSPAWIPLGLAGFGVGGVIGNFVGGWLFDRMQLRGVWIVLVWAMVMLLLFPLMAQSLPTILLATVGIGLMGALGPILQSHLMDVAGDAQTLAAASHHAAFNTANALGPWLGGMAITAGFGWTSTGYVGAAMAVAGLLIYAWAQQTLRAADAGTDVACESSR from the coding sequence ATGGATGTCGCACCGCCCCCCGCCGCCTTTCCCTCCGTCGCCGACGCGCTGACGCCCCGCCAGATCGGCCTGATCCTGTTCGCGCTGACGCTTGGCGGCTTCGCCATCGGCACCAGCGAGTTCGCCAGCATGGGGCTGATGCCCAACATGGTGGCCTCGCTGGGCGTGACCGAGCCGCAGGTGGGCCACCTGATCAGCGCCTACGCACTGGGCGTGGTCGTCGGCGCGCCGCTGCTGGCGATCCTCGGCGCGGGCTGGAAGCGCAAGACGCTGCTGCTGGCGCTGATGGGGTTCTACGTGCTGGGCAACCTGGCCAGCGCGCTCGGCCCCACCTACGAAAGCCTGCTGGTGTTCCGCTTCATCGCCGGCCTGCCGCACGGCGCGTATTTCGGCGTGGCCGCGCTGACGGCCGTGGCGATCAGTCCGCCGAACAAGCGCGGGCGCGCGATCAGCCTGGTGATGCTGGGCCTGACGCTGGCCATCCTGATCGGCAATCCGCTGGCCACCTGGCTGGGCCAGGTGATCGATTGGCGCTGGGTGTTCGCCTTCGTCGCGCTCATCGCGTTGACCACCGCCACGCTGCTGGCCGTCTGGTTGCCCGCGGGCATCGATGGCCCGAAAGCGCATCCGCTGGACGAACTGCGCGCCTTCAATCGGCCGCAGGTCTGGCAGGCGCTGGGCATCGGCGCGATCGGCTTCGCCGGCATGTTCGCCGTCTTCAGCTACCTGGCGCCGACGATGCTGGAAGTGACCCGGGTGTCGCCGGCGTGGATTCCGCTCGGCCTGGCCGGGTTCGGCGTGGGCGGAGTGATCGGCAACTTCGTCGGCGGCTGGCTGTTCGACCGCATGCAGCTGCGCGGCGTGTGGATCGTGCTGGTCTGGGCCATGGTCATGCTGCTGCTGTTCCCGCTGATGGCGCAGTCGTTGCCGACGATCCTGCTGGCCACCGTCGGCATCGGCCTGATGGGCGCGCTGGGCCCGATCCTGCAGTCGCACCTGATGGACGTGGCCGGCGACGCGCAGACCCTTGCCGCGGCCTCGCACCATGCTGCGTTCAACACCGCCAACGCGCTCGGCCCCTGGCTGGGCGGCATGGCGATCACCGCCGGCTTCGGCTGGACCTCCACCGGTTACGTGGGCGCCGCCATGGCGGTCGCGGGCCTGCTGATCTACGCCTGGGCGCAGCAGACACTGCGCGCAGCGGATGCGGGAACGGATGTCGCCTGCGAGTCGTCGCGCTGA
- a CDS encoding LysR family transcriptional regulator, with product MTMYDPVLLRSFVAVIEQGGFTRASQALHLTQSTVSQHLRRLEDDVGHPLVDRSGTPPTTTEAGERLLGYARRLLALGDEARAAMDGTPAQETVRLGVPEDFGGRLLTPVLADFARRRGTGLRLEVTTGLGPQLLAGYERGEYDLVLAKQRHARAVQAWREPLVWLDSRRHPCLSRASVPVAAFPEGGLYREELFGWLDAQRRRWHVAYVSPQLASLQAAVADGLGVSLLPRRAALPAHRILGARDGAPEPPRIWLALHHPAGASPATLALAERLAQHCTKLAQAASAAA from the coding sequence ATGACCATGTACGATCCGGTGCTGCTTCGCAGTTTCGTCGCCGTCATCGAGCAGGGCGGCTTCACGCGCGCATCGCAGGCCCTGCACCTCACCCAATCCACGGTCAGCCAGCACCTGCGCCGGCTGGAAGACGATGTCGGCCATCCGCTCGTGGACCGCAGCGGCACGCCGCCCACCACCACCGAAGCCGGCGAGCGCCTGCTCGGCTATGCGCGACGCCTGCTCGCCCTGGGCGACGAGGCGCGCGCGGCGATGGACGGCACGCCGGCGCAGGAGACCGTACGCCTCGGCGTGCCGGAGGATTTCGGTGGACGCCTGCTCACGCCGGTGCTCGCCGACTTCGCGCGACGCCGGGGCACCGGCCTGCGCCTGGAAGTGACGACGGGGCTGGGCCCGCAGTTGCTGGCGGGCTACGAACGCGGCGAGTACGACCTCGTGCTGGCGAAGCAGCGCCATGCGCGCGCGGTGCAGGCCTGGCGCGAACCGCTGGTGTGGCTGGACAGCCGGCGCCATCCCTGCCTGTCGCGCGCCTCGGTGCCGGTAGCGGCATTTCCGGAGGGCGGACTCTATCGCGAGGAACTGTTCGGCTGGCTGGATGCGCAGCGCCGCCGGTGGCATGTCGCGTACGTCAGTCCGCAACTGGCGAGCCTGCAGGCCGCGGTCGCCGACGGATTGGGCGTCAGCCTGCTTCCGCGACGCGCCGCGTTGCCCGCGCATCGCATCCTCGGCGCGCGCGATGGCGCTCCGGAACCTCCCCGCATCTGGCTCGCCCTGCATCATCCCGCAGGCGCATCACCGGCGACGCTGGCGTTGGCCGAACGGCTGGCGCAGCACTGCACGAAACTCGCGCAGGCCGCCTCGGCGGCCGCGTGA
- a CDS encoding DUF1993 domain-containing protein produces the protein MSTALSMHQASVPVLLRALKNLRHVLEKGEAHAREKGYEPTILLQSRLAPDMLPLVRQVQIATDTAKFAVARLSATESPRFEDAETTFDELYARLEAVAEYLRTFDDAALAGSEDRRITLTTRTRGELVFDGRGYLFGFVLPNVFFHLTTAYAILRHNGVPLGKLDYLGPDA, from the coding sequence ATGAGCACAGCCCTGTCGATGCACCAGGCCTCGGTCCCCGTCCTTCTCCGTGCGCTGAAGAACCTGCGCCACGTGCTGGAGAAAGGCGAAGCGCACGCACGCGAGAAAGGCTACGAGCCGACCATCCTGCTGCAGTCGCGCCTGGCGCCGGACATGCTGCCGCTGGTGCGCCAGGTGCAGATCGCGACCGACACCGCGAAGTTCGCCGTAGCGCGCCTTTCGGCCACCGAATCGCCGCGCTTCGAGGACGCCGAAACCACGTTCGACGAGTTGTACGCGCGCCTGGAGGCGGTCGCCGAGTATCTGCGCACGTTCGACGATGCCGCACTCGCCGGCAGCGAAGACCGCCGCATCACCCTGACCACGCGCACGCGGGGCGAACTCGTGTTCGACGGGCGCGGCTACCTCTTCGGGTTCGTATTGCCGAACGTGTTCTTCCACCTCACCACGGCCTACGCGATCCTGCGCCACAACGGCGTGCCGCTGGGGAAGCTGGACTACCTCGGTCCCGATGCCTGA